From the Paenibacillus sp. FSL H8-0548 genome, one window contains:
- a CDS encoding DUF58 domain-containing protein, whose protein sequence is MTAIKSTRLRWQLVAVIYTTSLCYFLFQGGKTAFMLFMILNLLLVYLLLGKWSGINKVTGSRIYSMPGMMSHDHSLSAGSSLEVSLQVKVPGYYPLPYVIVRDQLQRHNGQRLAFETSFVPNWKRSGQVAYQTPPLQRGEYRFTNTQCLSYDVFGLFEHAGQFGAESVFSVLPQTVALRQWNGVQRGIRGPYSHAIASRSAKETTQINGVREYLYGDRLSRVHWNATAKTGEWKSKAFERESLPRTLVILDRNPSGYSGELATRFEIAVSAAASLLENGLKDDTAMGLLSIGEAMTMIGPRAGMDQRNLLLKHLTFVDADAPRPLYSSLKRADAMLEPGSFAVVVTPETGVEVIRSMEFLSRKGITPCLLHISSSVDALSHNTSWKKVIRERGWPVFEIRQLQELPAALEGSGMA, encoded by the coding sequence ATGACAGCGATCAAATCCACGAGGCTGCGTTGGCAGCTTGTCGCAGTGATCTATACGACCAGTCTTTGTTATTTCTTATTTCAAGGCGGCAAGACCGCATTTATGCTCTTTATGATTTTAAATTTATTGCTGGTTTATTTATTGCTCGGCAAGTGGAGCGGGATTAACAAAGTAACAGGCAGCCGCATCTATAGCATGCCGGGAATGATGTCGCATGATCACTCCTTATCGGCAGGAAGCTCCCTTGAGGTGAGCCTGCAAGTAAAAGTTCCAGGCTATTATCCATTGCCTTATGTTATCGTAAGAGACCAGCTGCAGCGTCATAACGGCCAGCGATTAGCTTTCGAAACCTCATTCGTTCCGAACTGGAAACGAAGCGGCCAAGTGGCCTATCAGACCCCTCCTCTCCAACGGGGAGAATACCGTTTCACAAATACGCAGTGCTTATCCTACGATGTGTTTGGATTGTTTGAACATGCGGGTCAATTCGGAGCAGAGTCGGTATTTAGCGTTCTTCCGCAAACGGTGGCGCTAAGGCAGTGGAACGGCGTTCAGCGTGGAATTCGCGGTCCGTATTCCCATGCTATTGCCTCCCGTTCTGCGAAGGAAACGACGCAAATTAATGGTGTTCGAGAGTATTTATATGGTGATCGCTTGTCGCGCGTGCACTGGAATGCAACCGCCAAGACGGGAGAATGGAAATCAAAGGCTTTCGAGCGTGAATCGCTTCCGCGTACACTTGTCATTCTGGATCGTAATCCAAGCGGCTATAGCGGAGAGCTGGCGACACGCTTCGAGATCGCTGTATCGGCAGCCGCATCGCTATTAGAGAATGGTTTAAAGGATGATACGGCTATGGGGCTGCTCTCCATTGGCGAGGCAATGACGATGATTGGACCAAGAGCTGGCATGGATCAGCGAAATTTGCTATTGAAGCATCTGACCTTTGTGGATGCTGATGCACCACGACCGCTTTACTCTTCATTGAAGAGGGCGGACGCTATGCTTGAGCCGGGAAGCTTCGCGGTCGTCGTAACGCCCGAAACGGGCGTGGAGGTCATTCGGAGCATGGAGTTTCTCTCACGTAAAGGGATTACGCCTTGCCTGCTTCATATTTCCTCTTCCGTTGATGCGCTTAGCCATAACACTTCTTGGAAGAAGGTAATAAGAGAGCGGGGCTGGCCTGTATTTGAGATTCGCCAACTGCAAGAGCTCCCTGCCGCGCTGGAAGGGAGTGGTATGGCATGA
- the rsfS gene encoding ribosome silencing factor: MALHSEQLLQITVAAAEDKKAVNVVALDLKEVSLVADYFVICSGNSDTQVQAIATEIRKQAEKNGNRIRGIEGMDTARWVLIDLGDVIVHVFHRDEREYYNIERLWSDAKVVEFA; this comes from the coding sequence ATGGCATTGCATTCGGAACAATTGCTACAAATTACGGTCGCAGCAGCGGAAGACAAAAAAGCGGTGAACGTTGTAGCTTTAGACTTAAAAGAGGTATCCTTGGTTGCAGATTATTTTGTGATTTGCAGCGGGAATTCAGATACACAGGTTCAAGCCATTGCGACTGAAATTCGCAAGCAAGCGGAGAAGAACGGCAACCGCATCCGGGGAATCGAAGGAATGGATACAGCTAGATGGGTACTCATCGATTTAGGTGATGTTATCGTTCATGTCTTCCACCGTGATGAGCGCGAATACTACAATATCGAGCGGCTATGGTCCGATGCGAAGGTTGTGGAGTTCGCATGA
- a CDS encoding transglutaminase domain-containing protein, which yields MKTMTKSILTYVTANWYEKLKLLFIAIILSNTISVFEGYWWEETFAIVYYTLYTAVAIDLLLPLKLRFLKLFLQVSAAIFITTQLAVMDWIITPPQRWQELVWWLQAHIVQLNPFIWISLALLFLYLLFALWTTSRIRMFGFVGTSLLLLTISDSFTPIWLWDEVGMVVFIGLLWLVASHLSRLQREHPSSWGELVEYPIQLIIPIALVLSVLMVVGINMPSLSPILQDPYTIWKEAKGERVQVFLGDKGTESFKPSSTGNASSGYSRNDEKLGGGFEFDYSPMMTVTTSHRSYWRGESKALYTGNGWAEADAEKDLEEFNRIAKGEAFSSFDDPPAAGITEVNQIVAMIRKDVYPILFAAAPINRLNWVDNDESPLPTGLVWEPSSNELRLLNWNMKNRKYPETYSVTSSVPVLDEALLREANAGWANAADASRYAFYLQLPDSLPERVKQLAEQVTAEATNDYDRAKLLETYLRMNFNYNNLPDESKLTGSTSDFVDKFLFELKEGYCDYFSTSMAVMARSLGLPTRWVKGFAPGVLPVNDYGPPGEFMDENINPSGAGTYTVRNSDAHSWIEIYFEGFGWIPFEATAGFSFPYTIAEDEEVVLPEVDLSESDTSVADKAKSSSNSKLWTWISVSLLLVTAAVWVILRRDKLVTAYHKLRHGSYTSNDRIVLETHKLLRICKKRGMEREEHETIREAVLRWSQSHKRLRNDLGAVLNDFERAKYSPVMATSEEAERFVLKVRSLIDQLR from the coding sequence ATGAAGACGATGACGAAATCGATTTTAACCTATGTAACTGCCAACTGGTATGAGAAGCTGAAATTATTGTTTATCGCTATTATTCTTTCGAATACGATTTCTGTTTTTGAAGGCTACTGGTGGGAAGAAACTTTCGCCATCGTGTATTACACCTTATACACAGCTGTGGCCATTGACTTGCTATTGCCGCTAAAACTGAGGTTTCTTAAGCTTTTTCTACAAGTTTCAGCAGCTATATTTATTACTACTCAGCTGGCTGTAATGGATTGGATTATTACGCCTCCGCAGCGCTGGCAGGAGCTGGTTTGGTGGCTGCAAGCACATATTGTACAGCTGAATCCGTTTATTTGGATCAGTCTGGCTCTGCTTTTTCTTTATTTATTGTTCGCTTTATGGACGACGTCGCGAATCCGGATGTTTGGATTTGTCGGGACTAGTCTACTGCTGCTGACGATTTCAGACTCCTTTACTCCGATTTGGCTGTGGGATGAAGTTGGCATGGTTGTGTTTATTGGATTGCTCTGGCTCGTTGCCAGTCATCTATCACGACTGCAGCGCGAGCATCCGAGCAGTTGGGGAGAACTTGTTGAATATCCTATTCAATTAATTATACCGATCGCACTTGTGCTATCCGTGCTTATGGTTGTTGGAATCAATATGCCTTCACTTTCTCCAATCCTACAGGATCCATATACGATATGGAAGGAAGCGAAGGGAGAGCGAGTGCAAGTATTTCTTGGCGATAAAGGAACGGAATCGTTCAAACCAAGCAGCACGGGCAATGCGAGCTCTGGCTACAGCAGAAACGATGAAAAGCTCGGTGGAGGCTTTGAATTTGATTATTCTCCGATGATGACTGTCACGACCTCGCACCGCAGCTATTGGCGCGGGGAATCGAAAGCGCTGTACACCGGAAACGGATGGGCGGAGGCTGATGCGGAGAAGGATCTTGAAGAGTTCAATCGCATTGCGAAAGGGGAGGCGTTCTCCTCATTCGACGACCCTCCTGCAGCTGGAATTACCGAAGTCAATCAGATTGTTGCGATGATTCGCAAGGATGTATATCCGATCCTGTTCGCAGCGGCACCAATCAATAGGTTGAACTGGGTTGATAATGATGAGTCTCCCCTTCCAACGGGCTTGGTCTGGGAGCCAAGCTCAAATGAGTTGAGACTTCTAAACTGGAATATGAAAAATCGGAAATATCCAGAAACCTACTCGGTTACATCATCCGTGCCGGTGCTGGATGAAGCTCTTTTGCGGGAAGCGAATGCTGGTTGGGCAAATGCAGCTGATGCTTCACGTTACGCTTTTTATTTGCAGCTTCCTGATTCGTTGCCTGAACGCGTCAAGCAGCTGGCAGAGCAAGTAACTGCTGAGGCAACGAATGATTATGATCGGGCGAAATTGCTGGAAACCTATTTGCGGATGAATTTTAATTACAACAACCTGCCAGATGAATCCAAGCTTACGGGTTCGACTTCAGATTTCGTCGACAAGTTTTTATTTGAGCTCAAAGAAGGCTATTGTGATTACTTTTCAACGTCCATGGCTGTAATGGCTAGAAGTTTAGGACTGCCGACGAGATGGGTGAAGGGCTTCGCACCGGGTGTGCTTCCTGTTAACGATTATGGTCCTCCAGGTGAGTTTATGGATGAAAACATAAATCCAAGCGGTGCAGGCACGTATACTGTCCGGAATTCGGATGCACATTCGTGGATTGAAATTTATTTTGAAGGCTTTGGCTGGATTCCATTCGAAGCTACGGCAGGCTTCTCGTTCCCGTATACGATTGCGGAGGATGAGGAGGTCGTATTGCCAGAGGTTGATCTGAGTGAGAGTGATACTTCGGTAGCTGACAAGGCCAAGTCCTCGTCGAACTCTAAGCTTTGGACTTGGATTTCTGTCTCCCTGCTGCTCGTAACTGCTGCTGTATGGGTGATCCTTCGTCGTGATAAGCTGGTCACAGCCTATCATAAGCTGCGTCATGGCTCCTATACGTCGAATGATCGGATCGTGCTTGAGACGCATAAGCTGCTTCGTATTTGCAAGAAGAGAGGTATGGAGCGGGAAGAGCATGAAACGATTCGAGAAGCAGTTCTGCGCTGGTCACAAAGCCATAAGCGGCTTCGCAATGATTTGGGCGCAGTGCTGAATGACTTCGAGAGAGCTAAATACAGTCCGGTTATGGCGACCTCCGAGGAAGCGGAACGATTCGTATTGAAAGTGAGATCATTAATTGATCAATTAAGGTAA
- the yqeH gene encoding ribosome biogenesis GTPase YqeH codes for MEQQLSQSRSCAGCGVSLQSENIELPGYLPEGAMERDPVICQRCFRIRNYNEASSVAVDQDDFLKLLGSIGTTDSLVVHIVDLYDFEGSLISGLQRFVGNNPVLLVVNKIDLLPKAMNVNRLRNWVQKQAKEEGLRTVDVVLCSAKRNMGFERVIEALEQYRNGRDVYVVGATNVGKSTLINRLIRDYSDMERELTTSRYPGTTLDAVHIPLDDDKAIIDTPGIVYTTRMTEVVPRSFLSSLLPDKPIKPLVYQLNSGQTLFIGSLVRFDFVEGDRQSFTFYVSNALNMHRTKLERADELYADHRGQLLGGPSLEELETIPAWTRHSLRVKRGLNKDVFISGLGWIQVNGTSGAVIDIYAPKGVKVMLRDSMI; via the coding sequence ATGGAACAACAGCTTAGTCAGTCACGTTCATGTGCAGGCTGCGGCGTGTCGCTTCAGTCGGAAAATATTGAATTGCCAGGATATTTGCCGGAAGGCGCAATGGAGCGCGACCCGGTTATTTGTCAGAGATGCTTCCGTATTCGTAATTATAATGAAGCTTCGTCTGTTGCCGTGGATCAGGACGACTTCTTAAAGCTGCTTGGCAGCATTGGAACGACGGATAGTCTCGTCGTTCACATCGTTGACTTGTATGATTTTGAAGGAAGCTTAATTTCTGGCCTGCAGCGATTCGTGGGCAACAATCCGGTACTGCTTGTCGTCAACAAAATCGATCTGCTGCCGAAAGCGATGAACGTTAACCGTCTTCGCAATTGGGTTCAAAAGCAAGCGAAGGAAGAAGGCCTGCGTACGGTTGATGTTGTACTTTGCAGCGCAAAACGGAATATGGGCTTCGAGCGTGTCATTGAAGCGCTTGAGCAATATCGCAATGGACGCGATGTTTACGTCGTAGGTGCAACGAATGTGGGCAAGTCTACGCTGATCAATCGACTAATTCGTGATTATAGCGATATGGAGCGCGAGCTGACGACCTCCCGTTACCCGGGAACGACACTAGACGCTGTTCATATCCCGCTTGATGATGACAAGGCTATCATTGATACGCCAGGTATCGTTTATACGACCCGGATGACAGAGGTCGTGCCGCGCAGCTTTTTGAGCTCGCTATTGCCGGACAAGCCGATCAAGCCGCTTGTTTATCAGCTCAATTCAGGCCAAACCTTGTTTATCGGCAGTCTCGTGCGATTTGATTTTGTCGAGGGTGACAGGCAGTCTTTCACGTTCTATGTGTCGAATGCGCTGAATATGCATCGTACGAAGCTGGAGCGGGCGGACGAGCTTTATGCGGACCATCGAGGTCAATTGCTTGGCGGTCCTTCGCTTGAAGAGCTGGAAACCATTCCAGCATGGACAAGGCACTCGCTTCGCGTGAAGCGCGGCTTGAACAAGGACGTCTTCATATCGGGGCTTGGCTGGATTCAGGTCAATGGTACGAGTGGAGCTGTTATTGACATTTATGCGCCAAAGGGCGTTAAGGTCATGCTTCGCGATTCCATGATTTAA
- a CDS encoding YqeG family HAD IIIA-type phosphatase, with the protein MFERLLPHMRVNTVYEINLDELHARGVRGIITDLDNTLVGAKEALATPELVQWLDYVRSRGFQVVIVSNNNETRVGKFAAPLNIPYIHAARKPAGKAFRKALSLLGLTAEQSVVIGDQMLTDVLGGNRMGLFTILVTPISPADEGVMTRVNRRIERFALVRLRKKGLWYEGETK; encoded by the coding sequence ATGTTTGAACGGCTGTTGCCGCATATGCGCGTCAATACAGTATATGAAATTAACTTAGATGAGCTGCATGCAAGAGGCGTACGCGGCATCATTACGGATCTGGATAATACGCTTGTCGGTGCGAAGGAGGCGTTAGCTACGCCTGAACTTGTGCAGTGGCTTGATTATGTGCGCTCACGAGGCTTTCAGGTTGTTATCGTCTCTAATAATAATGAAACACGCGTAGGCAAGTTTGCCGCACCGCTGAATATTCCATATATTCATGCTGCGCGCAAGCCAGCAGGCAAAGCTTTCAGGAAAGCGCTTAGCTTGCTTGGATTAACTGCGGAGCAGTCTGTCGTCATCGGCGATCAAATGCTGACAGATGTACTGGGCGGGAATCGAATGGGACTATTCACGATTCTCGTTACGCCCATCTCTCCCGCAGATGAAGGAGTCATGACTAGAGTCAATCGCCGGATCGAACGGTTTGCTTTAGTACGTTTAAGAAAAAAAGGGTTATGGTATGAGGGGGAAACAAAGTGA
- the aroE gene encoding shikimate dehydrogenase, which yields MTIVEAGNRIDSNTILYGVIGNPIRHSKSPIMMNRAFRETGINGVYTAFHITSDRIKDFAAGVRAMGIRGINVTIPHKLDIMAVLDDIDAGAQAIGAVNTIVNDDGKLIGYNTDGIGYVRSLKEEAEPVLAGKRIVVIGAGGAARGIVYALSAEQPARITIANRSLDRAKELANTFKDKAEIEAVANESLQDACQQADIVINTTSIGMYPNMDAVPIDAQWLKPGAVASDLIYNPLKTKFLQQAEQRGCRIHGGLGMFINQGAFAFEYWTGRPAPVAAMRETVLAALQS from the coding sequence GTGACGATTGTAGAAGCAGGAAATCGGATTGACAGCAATACGATTTTGTACGGCGTAATCGGTAATCCAATTCGTCATTCAAAATCACCTATTATGATGAACCGTGCCTTCCGGGAAACGGGAATTAACGGCGTATATACTGCTTTTCATATTACAAGCGACCGAATAAAGGATTTTGCTGCCGGCGTTCGGGCAATGGGCATTCGCGGCATTAACGTGACGATTCCTCACAAGCTCGATATTATGGCTGTATTAGATGATATCGACGCTGGCGCACAAGCAATTGGCGCAGTCAATACGATTGTGAACGATGATGGAAAGCTGATTGGCTATAATACGGACGGTATTGGATATGTTCGTTCTTTAAAGGAAGAAGCAGAGCCTGTGCTCGCGGGCAAACGAATCGTCGTCATTGGCGCAGGGGGAGCGGCCAGAGGTATCGTCTATGCGCTGTCAGCTGAGCAGCCGGCTCGCATTACGATCGCCAATCGTTCCCTTGATCGTGCCAAGGAGCTGGCGAATACGTTCAAAGACAAAGCAGAAATTGAGGCGGTTGCAAACGAATCGCTTCAGGATGCTTGCCAGCAAGCGGATATTGTTATCAATACGACGTCCATAGGCATGTACCCTAATATGGATGCTGTTCCTATCGATGCACAATGGCTGAAGCCAGGCGCGGTAGCGAGCGATTTAATCTACAACCCGCTCAAAACAAAGTTCCTTCAGCAAGCGGAGCAGCGCGGCTGTCGTATTCATGGCGGGCTCGGCATGTTTATCAATCAAGGCGCTTTCGCTTTCGAATATTGGACAGGCCGGCCTGCGCCAGTTGCAGCGATGCGTGAGACTGTACTAGCCGCATTACAAAGCTAA
- the nadD gene encoding nicotinate-nucleotide adenylyltransferase, giving the protein MSKIGIMGGTFDPIHIGHLIAAETAREQCELDEIWFIPSYGPPLKPNEPGVSGQRRYEMVCSAIESNSAFRALDLELERGGISYSYDTIMELKRRYPHNIFSYIIGSDRINDLPQWFNIEQLAAHITFIGLARPETPIQMADLPSYLQERIRLIHMPAIEISSTVIRSRASAGQSVAYLVPDSVNSYIRRHRLYES; this is encoded by the coding sequence GTGAGTAAGATTGGTATTATGGGCGGAACCTTTGATCCCATCCACATCGGTCATCTAATAGCGGCAGAAACAGCGCGGGAGCAATGTGAGCTTGATGAGATCTGGTTCATCCCCTCGTATGGTCCGCCGCTTAAGCCGAATGAGCCCGGCGTCAGCGGACAGCGGCGATATGAGATGGTTTGCAGCGCCATCGAAAGCAATTCGGCTTTTCGCGCGCTTGATCTTGAGCTGGAGCGTGGCGGAATCAGTTATTCCTATGATACGATCATGGAGCTGAAGCGACGTTATCCCCATAACATTTTCTCCTATATTATCGGGTCTGACCGTATAAATGATCTTCCACAATGGTTTAACATTGAGCAGCTTGCTGCTCATATTACATTTATCGGACTAGCGCGGCCTGAAACACCGATCCAAATGGCTGACCTGCCTAGTTATTTGCAAGAAAGAATTCGGCTGATTCATATGCCTGCTATTGAAATTTCGTCAACCGTAATTAGAAGCAGAGCAAGCGCCGGGCAATCCGTTGCATATTTAGTACCGGATTCTGTGAATAGCTATATAAGGAGGCACAGGCTTTATGAATCGTGA
- the spoVAE gene encoding stage V sporulation protein AE, with the protein MIFLWAFLIGGGICVIGQLMFDVLKLTPAHTMSILVVIGAIVDGVGLYEPLVKFAGAGATVPITSFGNALVHGALTELHDQGWIGVISGIFKVTSAGISSAIIFSFLAALVVRPKG; encoded by the coding sequence ATGATTTTTTTATGGGCGTTTTTGATTGGCGGAGGGATTTGCGTCATTGGTCAGCTTATGTTCGATGTTCTTAAGCTCACACCAGCGCACACGATGTCTATTCTGGTCGTGATTGGTGCGATCGTGGATGGTGTTGGCTTATATGAGCCTTTGGTCAAGTTTGCCGGAGCAGGGGCTACTGTACCCATTACAAGCTTTGGTAACGCGCTAGTTCATGGGGCGCTGACGGAGCTTCATGATCAAGGTTGGATCGGTGTCATATCCGGTATTTTCAAAGTAACGAGCGCCGGTATATCGTCTGCCATTATTTTCTCCTTTTTGGCAGCACTTGTAGTTAGACCGAAGGGTTAG
- a CDS encoding MoxR family ATPase codes for MDIRPADMQLCATILRSLESCILGKQEEIQRLLIAVIAGGHVLLEDVPGTGKTQLVKALAKSIGGQFRRIQCNPDLLPTDITGVSIYHPKQETFLFRPGPIMANILLADEINRATTKTQSALLEAMEEGHVTVDGDTYELPRPFVLLATQNPIEFEGTYTLPEAQLDRFMMKLSLGYPSESDEQSMVLSNEGIHPSDRIEQMIDITDMLHIQEQVLKVHIDDAVGKYLVGLVRGTREHANIMLGASPRAALALARAAKASAYIQQRQFVTPDDVKELAPYVLSHRLLLRTEARMNGLKAEDIVSQIIQSTKVPVRLER; via the coding sequence ATGGATATTCGTCCTGCAGACATGCAATTATGTGCTACTATTCTACGAAGCTTAGAATCCTGTATTCTTGGTAAACAGGAGGAAATTCAGAGATTACTCATCGCCGTTATTGCAGGCGGACATGTATTGCTCGAAGATGTGCCGGGCACTGGCAAGACACAGCTGGTGAAAGCACTGGCAAAATCAATTGGCGGACAATTTCGCAGGATTCAATGCAATCCGGATTTGCTTCCGACCGATATTACGGGCGTATCCATCTATCATCCTAAGCAGGAAACCTTCCTGTTTCGACCGGGTCCGATCATGGCCAATATTTTATTAGCTGATGAAATCAATCGTGCTACTACAAAGACGCAGTCGGCTTTGCTGGAGGCTATGGAAGAAGGACATGTAACGGTTGATGGCGATACATACGAGCTCCCTCGACCTTTCGTGCTGCTTGCTACTCAAAACCCTATAGAATTTGAAGGCACCTATACTCTTCCTGAAGCGCAGCTTGACCGATTTATGATGAAGCTGTCGCTCGGTTATCCGAGTGAATCGGATGAGCAAAGCATGGTGCTATCTAATGAAGGAATACATCCATCTGATCGGATCGAACAGATGATTGACATAACAGATATGCTGCATATTCAGGAGCAGGTGCTGAAGGTACACATCGATGATGCAGTTGGGAAATACTTGGTTGGCCTAGTTAGAGGTACTAGAGAACATGCTAATATTATGCTTGGTGCAAGCCCTCGTGCAGCATTAGCGCTTGCAAGAGCCGCTAAAGCAAGTGCTTATATTCAGCAGCGCCAATTCGTTACTCCTGATGATGTGAAGGAGCTGGCTCCCTATGTACTCTCCCATAGACTGCTTCTTCGAACGGAAGCTAGAATGAACGGGCTTAAAGCAGAGGATATCGTTTCGCAAATTATACAGTCTACCAAAGTGCCGGTTCGGCTAGAGCGTTAA
- the spoVAD gene encoding stage V sporulation protein AD, which produces MLRGKQTWWFDKRPVIIGEATVVGPDEGEGPLAADFDLVHPELDMQQKSWEKAERLLLEQASEFAVQNAGIERDQLQFFIGGDLMNQIISNSFAARSLGVPYIGVFGACSTSMETLALASMLVNSGSATHVLAGTCSHNCTVEKQFRYPTEYGSQKPPTAQYTVTGAGAAVVAAKGEGPVVECATIGKVIDLGITDPFNMGAAMAPAAVDTIQAHFNDTGRRPGDYDLIVTGDLAGVGHPIAKELLLQNGVPMNDTVFGDCGLMVYDVQKQKVQAGGSGCGCSAVVTYGHLLKRIKKGELNRILVVATGALLSPLSYQQGESIPCIAHAVAISAGKG; this is translated from the coding sequence ATGCTGCGCGGAAAACAGACATGGTGGTTTGATAAACGACCGGTAATTATTGGCGAAGCGACGGTTGTAGGACCAGATGAAGGTGAAGGGCCGTTAGCTGCTGACTTTGATCTTGTCCACCCTGAGCTGGATATGCAGCAGAAAAGCTGGGAGAAGGCCGAAAGACTGCTCCTTGAGCAAGCTTCTGAGTTTGCGGTTCAAAATGCCGGTATCGAGCGTGATCAGCTTCAATTTTTTATCGGCGGCGATTTAATGAATCAAATTATTAGCAACAGCTTTGCCGCCCGTTCGCTTGGCGTGCCGTATATCGGCGTGTTCGGCGCTTGCTCTACCTCGATGGAGACGCTGGCGCTGGCATCTATGCTCGTTAACTCAGGTTCAGCAACCCATGTGCTTGCCGGAACATGCAGCCACAACTGTACGGTGGAGAAACAGTTTCGTTATCCGACAGAGTATGGCTCTCAGAAGCCGCCAACGGCTCAATATACGGTTACCGGAGCAGGAGCTGCTGTCGTTGCCGCTAAAGGGGAGGGGCCAGTCGTAGAATGTGCGACGATCGGCAAGGTCATTGATTTAGGCATTACGGATCCGTTTAATATGGGGGCGGCAATGGCTCCAGCGGCGGTCGATACGATTCAAGCACATTTTAACGATACGGGTCGAAGGCCTGGTGATTATGATCTTATTGTTACTGGTGATTTGGCTGGTGTAGGTCATCCCATTGCGAAGGAGCTGCTGCTGCAAAACGGCGTACCCATGAATGATACGGTGTTTGGCGATTGTGGTCTCATGGTATACGATGTCCAGAAGCAAAAGGTGCAAGCGGGCGGCAGCGGCTGCGGTTGTTCAGCGGTAGTAACCTATGGACATCTGTTGAAAAGAATTAAAAAAGGTGAACTGAATCGAATTCTCGTTGTTGCTACAGGAGCACTGCTGTCTCCGCTCTCCTATCAGCAAGGCGAGAGTATTCCATGTATTGCGCATGCGGTGGCAATTAGCGCTGGAAAGGGGTAA
- the yhbY gene encoding ribosome assembly RNA-binding protein YhbY, with protein sequence MLTGKQKRYLRSLAHHLTPIFQVGKGGTNDHLVRHIVEAIESRELIKVSVLNNCLDDPKEIGAEVAKSAGAELVQVIGKTIVLYKESKDNKQIELPKPARK encoded by the coding sequence ATGCTTACAGGCAAACAAAAACGTTATTTAAGATCACTCGCTCATCATTTGACACCTATTTTCCAGGTTGGAAAGGGCGGTACGAACGATCATCTTGTTCGGCATATTGTAGAAGCTATCGAGTCACGCGAGCTGATCAAAGTTTCCGTACTGAACAACTGTCTAGACGACCCTAAAGAAATCGGCGCAGAGGTCGCAAAATCAGCTGGAGCTGAGCTGGTTCAAGTCATTGGCAAGACTATCGTTTTGTACAAGGAATCCAAGGACAACAAACAAATTGAGCTTCCTAAACCAGCTCGCAAATAA
- the yqeK gene encoding bis(5'-nucleosyl)-tetraphosphatase (symmetrical) YqeK translates to MNREQIIDKVKAEMPERRWLHTQGVMETAIILAERFGEDPVRSELAAILHDVAKYWTTDRMAQIIRDQALPQELLLYDKELWHAPVGAWVAEYEYGIDDQEVLDAIRYHTSGRRGMTRLEKIVCLADYMEPGRDFPGVEVIRERSEQDLDEALIAGLTSTISFLLQKNKRIFPLTVEARNGLLER, encoded by the coding sequence ATGAATCGTGAGCAAATCATTGACAAAGTAAAAGCTGAGATGCCAGAGCGTAGATGGCTGCATACACAGGGTGTTATGGAAACCGCTATTATTTTGGCAGAAAGATTTGGTGAGGACCCGGTTCGTTCTGAGCTTGCCGCAATATTGCATGATGTAGCCAAGTATTGGACTACAGATAGAATGGCACAGATCATTCGAGATCAGGCATTGCCGCAAGAGCTGCTGCTGTATGATAAAGAGCTATGGCATGCGCCTGTCGGAGCTTGGGTAGCCGAGTATGAATATGGAATAGATGATCAAGAAGTACTTGATGCGATCCGTTATCATACGTCAGGTCGCCGGGGCATGACGAGGCTGGAGAAAATCGTATGCTTGGCTGATTACATGGAGCCAGGAAGAGATTTTCCAGGTGTAGAGGTTATACGCGAGCGGAGTGAGCAGGATCTGGATGAGGCGCTGATTGCAGGACTGACCTCTACGATTTCCTTTTTATTGCAGAAGAATAAACGAATATTTCCGCTGACAGTAGAAGCGCGGAACGGGTTATTAGAAAGATAA